The genomic DNA CTTGGGACAAATTTGTCCTGCTCTTGGAAAATCTCCTCCCCAACATTCTCCACTGCCTCTTCATCTGTCTCCCCACAAATGGCGGTGGTCTCCTGTTTTTTGAAAAGGTGGAGGAGCGGAGTGTCTTCAGGGACCTCGGGTTCAGAAGATGTCTGGGCTGGTGGCGGTTCGTCTAGAGCAGGTGGAGCCTCCTTAGGGGATGGAGCTGGGGAAATGGGGCATGGGGGCAGTTCTTGGTGGGTCTTGGCTTCCATTGAGGAGGCCAGGCAGGGGGGAACATCTGTGGGTGAAATGCAGAAGTTTTAGTCAGTAGGAGTgccacattgttttaaaaaac from Sceloporus undulatus isolate JIND9_A2432 ecotype Alabama unplaced genomic scaffold, SceUnd_v1.1 scaffold_89, whole genome shotgun sequence includes the following:
- the LOC121917676 gene encoding proline-rich protein 12-like; this translates as MEAKTHQELPPCPISPAPSPKEAPPALDEPPPAQTSSEPEVPEDTPLLHLFKKQETTAICGETDEEAVENVGEEIFQEQDKFVPSLEDVQALKKPMGSPFPKKRRGRPKGKHKQESSQGSSE